From a single Rhodococcus qingshengii JCM 15477 genomic region:
- a CDS encoding helix-turn-helix transcriptional regulator — protein MTGKAGDNNVREHRRLAGLTQAQLATAGQVSRQSIVSVERGDYAPSVYLALRLALALGTTVEALFPLPESELTTEIPEETA, from the coding sequence ATGACTGGAAAGGCCGGCGACAACAACGTGCGGGAGCACCGACGCCTCGCCGGCCTCACCCAGGCGCAACTGGCCACGGCAGGTCAGGTGAGTAGACAGAGCATCGTCTCCGTCGAACGCGGTGACTATGCACCGAGTGTCTACCTGGCACTTCGCCTGGCCCTGGCGCTGGGGACCACCGTCGAAGCGCTCTTCCCCTTACCCGAATCGGAACTCACCACAGAAATTCCAGAGGAGACGGCATGA
- a CDS encoding nucleotidyltransferase family protein — protein MRERFLEIALANPVVATIVDRAPKLGLPEWYLTAGGLFQTVWNHIDGRDLGAGIKDYDLFYFDAGDLSYDAEDRVIRSAAELFADVDADVEVRNEARVHLWYEQHFGIPGVPFTSCCDAIDHFASTTCCFGITKGSDGTVDVYAPHGYDDLFDMIVRPNPVLAPREVYEAKAARWRREWPALTVEPWPENLT, from the coding sequence ATGCGTGAACGATTTCTCGAGATCGCCCTGGCCAATCCGGTGGTCGCAACGATCGTGGATCGTGCGCCGAAGCTGGGATTGCCGGAGTGGTACCTGACGGCGGGTGGGCTCTTCCAAACCGTCTGGAATCACATCGACGGCCGTGATCTCGGCGCCGGAATCAAGGACTACGACCTGTTCTACTTCGACGCCGGCGATCTGAGCTACGACGCGGAGGACCGTGTGATTCGTTCGGCGGCAGAACTGTTCGCCGATGTGGATGCCGATGTCGAAGTACGCAACGAAGCCCGCGTGCACCTGTGGTACGAGCAGCATTTCGGGATTCCCGGCGTTCCGTTCACCAGTTGCTGCGACGCTATCGACCACTTCGCTTCCACAACTTGCTGTTTCGGGATCACCAAGGGATCAGACGGCACCGTCGACGTGTATGCCCCGCATGGATACGACGACCTTTTCGACATGATCGTCCGCCCCAATCCGGTACTGGCGCCGAGAGAGGTTTACGAGGCCAAGGCGGCACGGTGGCGCAGGGAATGGCCCGCGTTGACCGTGGAGCCTTGGCCGGAGAACCTGACCTAG
- a CDS encoding YhgE/Pip domain-containing protein, producing the protein MLAGMSLGTELKRFSRGAMPRIALVTIILMPLLYGAMYLWAFWNPFGEVNKVPVALVNTDRGAMVQGQELNAGDEVSQALLDSGELDLHLVSQQEAAQGVSDGTYYFSLTLPENFSEAVASPTTKDPHKAQLQFTFNDVNNYLGTIIGQNAAQQVLSQVSDKIGAQSVETVLVGLTDAGAGLKQAADGALQLSAGVNTANAGAGELASGSKTLADNMVTARDGAATLAGGTAQLSTGINTATDGVLALTDGLGQLDLGAVQLGDGASQLSGGVTQVVDQLSVLGNTQADVAQLVGQAVASLRLNPDPVSQQIANALAPAQDMLRTQGFGEATMGQLGELKSGAQQLAYQLDDPSSTFRAGLSAAANGGGELRNGLVQLRDGGQQVNDGAQTLSSGLVQLTDGSVQLSDGAAKLADGTEQLRAGSAELATKLTEGAGQVPSWSDQQRTATAQTLSSPVELQETYENRASTFGTGFAPFFLPLALFVGGIITWMLLKPLQNRPIANGLGALRVVLASYWPALLIGICQVIVMYLVVHFAVGLHPTHALGTVGFLMLITATYMALIQAFNAIFGVSVGRVITLAFLMLQLVSAGGIYPVETTAKPFQIIHPFDPMTYAVNGLRQLTVGGIDSRLWVSIAVLGGLLVASLGASSLAARRNRQWTMDRLHPPIEV; encoded by the coding sequence ATGCTCGCTGGAATGTCTCTCGGAACCGAACTCAAGCGGTTCTCCCGCGGCGCGATGCCCAGGATCGCACTCGTCACCATCATCTTGATGCCACTGCTGTACGGCGCGATGTACCTGTGGGCCTTCTGGAATCCGTTCGGTGAGGTCAACAAGGTCCCCGTCGCGCTGGTCAACACCGACCGCGGTGCGATGGTGCAGGGTCAGGAACTCAACGCGGGCGACGAGGTAAGCCAAGCGCTGCTCGATTCCGGTGAGCTCGATCTCCACCTGGTCTCACAGCAGGAAGCCGCTCAGGGAGTCTCGGACGGCACGTACTACTTCTCTCTCACATTGCCTGAGAATTTCAGCGAGGCCGTGGCCTCCCCGACGACCAAGGACCCCCACAAAGCTCAGTTGCAGTTCACCTTCAACGACGTCAACAACTACCTCGGCACCATCATCGGCCAAAACGCCGCCCAGCAGGTCCTCAGTCAAGTCAGCGACAAGATCGGCGCGCAGTCCGTCGAGACGGTCCTGGTCGGATTGACCGACGCGGGTGCAGGTTTGAAGCAGGCCGCCGACGGAGCACTCCAGCTCTCGGCCGGAGTGAACACTGCCAACGCCGGAGCCGGCGAATTGGCGTCGGGCTCGAAAACGCTGGCCGACAACATGGTTACCGCACGTGACGGCGCAGCCACTCTTGCCGGCGGTACAGCGCAACTCTCGACCGGTATCAATACCGCCACGGACGGTGTCCTCGCACTGACCGACGGTTTGGGGCAGCTCGATCTCGGGGCCGTCCAACTGGGCGACGGCGCAAGCCAACTCAGTGGTGGCGTCACCCAGGTCGTCGACCAGCTGAGCGTACTCGGGAACACACAAGCAGACGTCGCACAGCTGGTCGGTCAGGCAGTGGCCAGCCTTCGACTGAACCCGGATCCCGTCAGCCAACAGATCGCCAACGCCCTCGCGCCTGCCCAGGACATGCTGCGCACTCAGGGCTTCGGCGAAGCGACCATGGGTCAACTGGGCGAACTCAAGAGCGGCGCACAACAACTCGCTTACCAACTCGACGATCCCTCGAGCACCTTCCGCGCCGGGCTCAGCGCCGCGGCCAACGGCGGCGGTGAACTCCGCAACGGCCTGGTACAGCTGCGTGACGGCGGTCAGCAAGTCAACGACGGCGCTCAAACCCTCAGCAGTGGACTGGTTCAACTCACCGACGGCAGCGTCCAACTCTCCGACGGTGCAGCCAAACTCGCCGACGGAACCGAGCAACTCCGTGCCGGGTCTGCCGAACTCGCAACCAAACTCACCGAGGGCGCCGGCCAGGTCCCCAGTTGGAGCGATCAGCAGCGAACCGCAACCGCTCAAACCCTCTCCAGCCCGGTCGAACTACAGGAGACGTACGAGAACCGGGCAAGCACGTTCGGTACCGGTTTTGCACCGTTCTTCCTGCCCCTCGCGCTGTTCGTGGGCGGCATCATCACCTGGATGCTGCTCAAGCCGCTCCAGAACCGGCCCATCGCAAACGGACTCGGCGCGCTGCGAGTGGTCCTCGCCTCGTACTGGCCGGCATTGCTCATCGGCATCTGCCAGGTGATCGTGATGTACCTGGTCGTGCACTTCGCCGTCGGCCTGCACCCCACACACGCCCTCGGCACCGTCGGATTCCTGATGCTCATCACTGCCACGTACATGGCGTTGATCCAGGCATTCAACGCCATCTTCGGAGTCTCCGTCGGACGCGTCATCACCCTGGCGTTCCTGATGCTGCAACTGGTTTCGGCCGGCGGCATCTATCCCGTCGAAACCACCGCGAAACCGTTCCAGATCATCCACCCCTTCGACCCGATGACCTACGCGGTGAACGGGCTACGACAACTCACCGTCGGCGGTATCGACTCGAGACTGTGGGTCTCGATCGCCGTCCTCGGCGGCCTTCTCGTCGCCTCACTCGGCGCCAGTTCACTTGCTGCACGCCGAAATCGGCAATGGACCATGGACAGGCTGCATCCGCCGATCGAAGTCTAG
- a CDS encoding ATP-binding cassette domain-containing protein, translating to MALTATDLALDGPWGPVFGPVNLKIRAGGVTILEGSAGSGRTSLLLTLSGRMKASSGSLSVFGRTRPREIFEIAGIAGFEDIDELAESVTVRDLITEQIRWDAPWYKLVGRAGDRELEAVCAPVFGDHPLPALGRYVSDLGELEATLLRIAVANTKKPALLVVDDLEQVRRDSERAYLVERLVEMGSYQTIIASTVNPLPDGSPIDAVTLLQEVTNPDQEGAR from the coding sequence CTGGCATTGACCGCCACGGACTTGGCGCTCGACGGCCCATGGGGGCCGGTGTTCGGACCCGTCAATCTCAAGATTCGTGCGGGCGGTGTGACCATCCTCGAAGGCTCGGCCGGTTCAGGACGTACGTCCTTACTTCTGACACTCAGCGGGCGAATGAAAGCCAGTTCCGGATCACTGTCCGTCTTCGGTCGAACGCGTCCCCGAGAGATCTTCGAGATCGCCGGGATCGCCGGGTTCGAGGACATCGACGAGCTTGCCGAGTCCGTCACCGTCCGCGATCTGATCACCGAACAAATTCGCTGGGATGCTCCCTGGTACAAACTCGTCGGACGCGCCGGAGACCGCGAACTCGAAGCGGTGTGCGCTCCCGTCTTCGGCGATCATCCGTTGCCTGCGCTCGGCCGATACGTCAGCGATCTCGGGGAACTCGAGGCGACCCTGCTGCGTATCGCCGTCGCGAACACGAAGAAGCCGGCCTTGCTGGTCGTCGACGATCTCGAACAGGTGCGGCGTGACTCCGAGCGCGCATATCTCGTCGAGCGACTGGTCGAGATGGGGAGCTACCAGACCATCATCGCGTCGACCGTCAACCCGCTGCCCGACGGATCACCCATCGATGCCGTCACCCTGCTCCAAGAAGTCACCAATCCCGACCAAGAAGGGGCGAGGTAA